One window from the genome of Podospora pseudocomata strain CBS 415.72m chromosome 6, whole genome shotgun sequence encodes:
- a CDS encoding hypothetical protein (EggNog:ENOG503NX2K; BUSCO:EOG092643JW; COG:J) — MPPRLPVPQGLRTLSLCLRPSPASTTTPALSHLPLIQTANVSQKTKEKRKEMKRRMKQDPYGWAQTQQRKNANLRRRAELEAERKEAWGSPIHGITTPFVESFDSGGQAPLSTPPVDGDGNPLAPPHELPISPHLANYLLTKEEIEQAIEQSKRLTKPLDEDTHTDLKQHEENVAKAIIALQRITDLNNGSAKDRKHANKRRCIETFGRHVTDVTLDHAAPHPSINAPQGPKPVRAGPDTGSSEVQIAILTSKIRAVALSLEGHKGYKDKNNKRSLRLLLHKRQRLLKYMEKKERGSERWQFMLKTLGITPACWKNQIEV, encoded by the exons ATGCCTCCCAGGTTACCCGTCCCCCAGGGGCTGCGAACCCTTTCGC TGTGCCTCCGCCCATCTCCCGCCTCGACGACAACCCCAGCCCtgtcccacctccccctcatccagaCAGCCAATGTTTCCCAAAAGACCAAAGAAAAGCGCAAGGAAATGAAGCGCCGCATGAAGCAAGACCCCTACGGCTGGGCCCAAACCCAACAGCGCAAAAACGCCAacctccgccgccgcgccGAGCTCGAAGCCGAACGCAAAGAAGCCTGGGGCTCCCCCATCcacggcatcaccacccccttcgtcGAATCCTTCGACTCGGGCGGACaagcccccctctccacccccccagtcgacggcgacggcaaccccctcgccccccctCACGagctccccatctccccccacctGGCCaactacctcctcaccaaagaAGAGATCGAGCAGGCCATTGAGCAGTCCAAGCGCCTGACCAAACCCCTCGACGAGGACACCCACACCGACCTCAAACAGCACGAGGAGAACGTCGCAAAGGCCATCATTGCCCTCCAGCGCATCACAGACCTCAACAATGGCTCCGCAAAGGACAGGAAACACGCCAACAAGCGCCGCTGCATCGAGACCTTTGGCCGTCACGTCACCGACGTCACCCTCGACCACGccgccccccacccctccatcaatgCCCCGCAGGGACCCAAGCCCGTCCGCGCCGGCCCAGACACGGGAAGCAGCGAGGTCCAGATCGCCATTCTAACCTCCAAGATCAGAGCCGTGGCTCTCTCGCTCGAGGGGCACAAGGGCTacaaggacaagaacaacaaaagGAGTCTGAGATTGCTCCTCCACAAGAGGCAACGGCTTCTCAAGTacat
- the RPS0 gene encoding structural constituent of ribosome (EggNog:ENOG503NUJI; COG:J), with protein MAPANLPSIFNATSQDIEQLLAAQCHIGSKNLGVHAQPYLWKTRADGVNIINIGKTWEKIVLAARIIAAIDNPSDVCVISARPYGQRAVLKFAAHTGAQAIAGRFTPGSFTNYITRSFKEPRLIVVTDPRTDAQAIKEASYVNIPVIALCDTDSPTEYVDVAIPTNNKGRHSIGLVWWMLAREVLRLRGTIYNREAPWDVMVDLYFYRDPEAEAEEKVEEEKLPGVDEEGVAAIESGFPAAGGDWEAAPAAFPAAGAATGEWSEAQGAQWETGTGAPAADWAAEPAKESSW; from the exons ATGGCTCCCGCtaacctcccctccatcttcaatGCCACCAGCCAGGACATTGAGCAGCTCCTCGCTGCTCAGTGCCACATCGGCTCCAAGAA CTTGGGTGTCCATGCGCAGC CCTACCTCTGGAAGACTCGCGCCGACGGTGtgaacatcatcaacatcggcAAGACCTG GGAGAAGATCGTTCTCGCTGCCcgcatcatcgccgccattGACAACCCGAGCGATGTCTGCGTCATCTCTGCCCGTCCCTACGGTCAGCGTGCCGTCCTCAAGTTCGCCGCCCACACCGGCGCTCAGGCCATTGCTGGTCGCTTCACCCCCGGTTCTTTCACCAACTACATCACCCGGTCGTTCAAGGAGCCCCGCCTGATCGTTGTCACCGATCCCCGCACTGATGCCCAGGCTATCAAGGAGGCTTCGTACGTCAACATCCCCGTCATCGCCCTCTGCGATACCGACTCTCCCACCGAGTACGTCGATGTtgccatccccaccaacaacaagggTCGCCACTCCATCGGTCTCGTCTGGTGGATGCTCGCCCGTGAggtcctccgcctccgcggCACCATCTACAACCGCGAGGCTCCCTGGGACGTTATGGTCGATCTCTACTTTT ACCGCGACCccgaggctgaggctgaggagaaggtcgaggaggagaagctccccggcgttgatgaggagggtgttgccgCCATCGAGTCCGGCTTCCccgctgctggtggtgactggGAGGCTGCTCCCGCTGCCTTCCCCGCTGCCGGTGCTGCCACTGGTGAGTGGTCCGAGGCCCAGGGTGCCCAGTGGGAGACTGGCACTGGTGCTCCTGCTGCCGACTGGGCTGCTGAGCCCGCCAAGGAGTCTTCGTGGTAG